Proteins encoded together in one Musa acuminata AAA Group cultivar baxijiao chromosome BXJ3-6, Cavendish_Baxijiao_AAA, whole genome shotgun sequence window:
- the LOC135581117 gene encoding protein NLP2-like, translating into MDDFTPTNYGASGSPSQDDPFSLAELMNFDGFAESCSPTMVDQISNLSFIAAYQIPGFSSSLAPLSVSAEGTDSVPGDNRVSTGNYYNCMEKTALQRAGSQMGLPSTSSGTNITSRSASYSAFDGLSDDAILTIPRPFEGVSLPERMLKALSLLKESSCSGILCQVWRPIKQGDQYILSTSEQPFLLDEILAGYREVSRQFTFSAKEAPGLFTGLPGRVYISGMPEWTSNVIYYRKFEYLRVDYAISHEVRGSLAVPVFDPYEGSCLAVLELVTTRERPNFDAEMETVCNALQAVNLKTTKVQVHHQNLTKSQISAFSEILDVLRTVCHAHMLPLALTWVPVWYDDGGVNDLSNDNIGGMKPTSRRLALRIQESACYVNDMRMQDFLHACAEHRLEKGQGIAGKALQSNHPFFSPDVKVYDIREYPLAHHARKFDLRAAVAIRLRSTYTGNDDYILEFFLPVNCGGNIEQQLLLNSLSNTMQRICRSLRTVSDAAAAGAEITRVGNHKGAAVGALSTNFSMTCSQLSDYDNETATEMHLGTQEIGSNEQNGDAHLEQLSSSSIKQMEKKRSTAEKNINFSVLQRYFSGSLKDAAKSIGVCPTTLKRICRQHGISRWPSRKINKVNRSLQKIQNVINSVQGVEGALKYDPSTGCLVAAVSSPEKPSLITFEPKGQDLMTAPSAHHIETEQPVGKMEPDFYFLGRHQRGTTHRSKCETDEVGLLSNDCSRQLNFICADGGQLSYATMQGAPKWPSYSKDVSDSSYISKEAGCQGGQDGLSLASLECQVTSRSSSLEELDKMMMKAEAADGIMEHSHRSSSGMTDSSSGSASSHPSFKRSKMLISQNGPSVTVKATYKDDTVRFKFMPSMGIHNLFEEIGKRFKLLVGTFQLKYRDDEEEWVMLENDSDLQECVDVLENIGLQKMKLQVRDIPCNVGSSASSNCLKP; encoded by the exons ATGGATGATTTCACGCCCACGAATTATGGGGCGAGCGGGAGTCCGAGTCAAGACGATCCATTTTCCCTGGCGGAGCTCATGAATTTTGATGGTTTTGCTGAATCCTGCAGTCCTACGATGGTAGACCAGATTTCTAATTTAAGCTTTATAGCTGCTTATCAAATACCTGGTTTTTCATCTTCATTGGCACCACTGAGTGTTTCAGCAGAAGGTACGGATTCCGTTCCTGGAGATAATAGGGTCTCAACTGGTAATTATTATAACTGCATGGAAAAGACGGCTTTGCAAAGAGCTGGTTCACAAATGGGGCTTCCGTCGACTTCCTCCGGAACTAATATTACTAGTAGGAGTGCTAGTTATTCCGCCTTTGATGGCCTGTCTGATGATGCGATCTTGACTATTCCTAGACCTTTTGAAGGGGTGTCTCTTCCAGAAAGAATGCTCAAGGCACTGTCCTTGCTAAAGGAATCGTCATGTAGTGGAATACTTTGCCAGGTTTGGAGGCCCATTAAACAGGGTGACCAGTATATTTTAAGTACCTCTGAACAGCCATTTCTCCTTGACGAAATTCTTGCTGGGTACCGTGAAGTTTCAAGGCAGTTTACCTTTTCTGCTAAGGAAGCACCTGGTTTGTTTACTGGGCTCCCCGGGCGTGTATATATCTCCGGAATGCCAGAGTGGACCTCGAATGTTATCTATTACAGAAAGTTCGAGTATTTGAGAGTGGACTATGCAATCAGTCATGAAGTCCGTGGATCTCTTGCGGTGCCTGTTTTTGATCCTTATGAAGGTTCTTGTCTTGCTGTGCTTGAGCTTGTTACAACAAGGGAGAGACCCAACTTCGACGCAGAGATGGAAACTGTTTGCAATGCTTTGCAG GCTGTAAACTTGAAGACCACAAAAGTGCAGGTTCATCATCAG AACCTCACGAAGAGTCAGATTTCTGCATTTTCGGAGATACTTGATGTTTTGAGAACTGTTTGTCATGCACACATGTTACCTCTGGCACTTACATGGGTACCTGTTTGGTATGATGATGGAGGTGTCAATGACTTGAGCAATGATAACATTGGGGGGATGAAGCCAACTTCAAGAAGGCTTGCCCTTCGCATTCAAGAATCAGCTTGCTATGTTAATGATATGCGGATGCAAGATTTTCTTCATGCATGCGCTGAACATCGCCTTGAGAAGGGACAAGGCATTGCTGGAAAGGCACTTCAATCCAATCATCCATTCTTCTCCCCTGATGTTAAAGTATATGATATACGTGAATATCCACTTGCACACCATGCTCGTAAGTTCGACCTTCGTGCTGCAGTTGCAATCAGGTTGAGGAGCACATACACTGGAAATGATGATTACATACTAGAATTCTTTCTACCAGTCAACTGTGGAGGCAACATAGAGCAACAGCTATTATTAAATAGCCTCTCAAATACCATGCAGAGAATTTGTAGGAGCTTGAGAACTGTATCAGATGCTGCAGCAGCTGGGGCAGAGATCACCAGAGTAGGTAATCATAAAGGAGCAGCTGTAGGTGCCTTGTCGACTAATTTTTCAATGACGTGCTCTCAACTATCAGATTACGACAATGAAACGGCTACCGAGATGCATCTTGGAACTCAGGAGATTGGATCCAATGAACAAAATGGAGATGCTCATCTTGAGCAG TTATCATCTAGCTCAATAAAACAAATGGAGAAAAAACGCAGTACAGCtgagaaaaatattaattttagtgtTCTTCAACGATACTTTTCTGGGAGTCTCAAGGATGCTGCAAAAAGTATTGGTG TTTGTCCGACAACATTGAAAAGGATATGTAGACAGCATGGAATTTCAAGATGGCCATCTCGCAAGATAAATAAGGTCAATCGTTCATTGCAGAAAATCCAAAATGTTATAAATTCTGTCCAAGGAGTTGAAGGGGCTCTAAAGTATGATCCTTCTACTGGGTGCCTTGTTGCAGCAGTCTCCTCACCGGAAAAACCATCATTAATAACCTTTGAGCCAAAAGGTCAAGATCTTATGACTGCCCCTTCTGCTCACCATATTGAGACAGAACAGCCTGTTGGTAAGATGGAGCCAGATTTCTATTTCCTTGGCAGACACCAAAGAGGGACCACACACCGATCCAAATGTGAAACAGATGAAGTTGGTTTGCTTTCAAATGATTGTAGCAGACAGTTGAACTTTATTTGTGCAGATGGAGGGCAGTTGTCATATGCTACAATGCAAGGTGCACCAAAATGGCCATCATATTCTAAAGATGTATCTGACAGTTCATATATTTCAAAAGAAGCAGGCTGCCAAGGTGGCCAAGATGGCTTAAGTTTGGCAAGCCTTGAGTGTCAGGTTACATCAAGAAGCTCAAGTTTAGAAGAATTGGATAAAATGATGATGAAAGCAGAAGCTGCTGATGGAATCATGGAACACAGCCATCGTTCTTCTTCTGGTATGACGGACTCTTCTAGTGGAAGTGCATCAAGTCATCCTAGTTTCAAGAGAAGTAAGATGCTAATCTCACAAAATGGCCCATCTGTTACAGTAAAGGCTACCTACAAAGATGACACTGTTAGATTCAAGTTCATGCCATCCATGGGTATCCACAACTTGTTTGAGGAAATTGGAAAGAGATTCAAATTGCTGGTAGGAACATTCCAGCTCAAGTATAGGGATGACGAAGAAGAGTGGGTAATGTTGGAGAATGACTCTGATCTGCAGGAGTGTGTTGATGTATTAGAGAATATTGGATTGCAGaaaatgaagcttcaagtacGAGATATCCCTTGTAATGTTGGTAGCTCGGCCAGTAGTAACTGCCTTAAGCCTTGA